Genomic segment of Ruegeria sp. TM1040:
CAGCATGACGAGCAAAGCGATATGGCTGGCTGGCGCTGTGACGGCGCCCCACCAGTTCAGCGCGGTCTGAAACGATACATCGCAGAACAGCGCGACCTCGCGCGGGCTGTGGAACCGGGTACGGAAGTATGACGACCAAAGATCAGGCGCGCTGACCTTTAGGGCGTGCGGGTCAAACTGATTTGACCAAGACTTTTGCCCAGCGCCACGCGCATCATGACCGCATGGTAGATCATTGTTCACAATCAGGGTTAGACGCTGGCGGCTCATGCGGCTGCCTCCGGCGAGTCCGCAGGTGCGGGATTGTCGGCCATATAGCGGCGGATCTTGTCCACGGTGTGCAGCGTCGGGCTGGACCGTCCTGCCTTCCAGGCTTTCCACTGGCGCCAATTGGCACCGATGGCTTGACGCAAGATATGCTGCGGGCTTCGGCCAACAGCAGCCGCATAGGTTGTGATCTCTTCGAGAAACTGTTCCATGCCCCTTAATGGGGTTTATTTACCCCATCGGTCAAGGGTCATTTTACGCCATGCGCGACGCTCAACAATGGGGTAATTTACCCCTCATGCAACAGACTTTTCGGGACGCATTTCTTGCGGCTATCAAAACCACCGGCAAATCTATGCGACAGGTCGCTCTGGACGCAGGCGTTTCCTATGAGCAACTCAAAAATCTTTCGCAGGGCAAGAGTAAGTCGACAAACGTTGACGATGCCATCCGCATAGCTGCATCTTTCGGGACCAACCTCGAAAACTTCTTGGAAGGGAATACCGCACCCTCTGTGCGCCCGACTATCTCGATCGCGGGCACAGTTGGCGCGGGGGCGCAGGTTCCGGTGTTCGATGCCTACCCGAAAGGCGGTGGCCCGCAGGTGGAGTGCCCTCCGGGCCTGTCTCCGCATGGCATCGTTGCTGTTGAGGTTGAGGGAGACAGTATGGAGCCCGTTTATTCGGACAGGGACTTGTTGTTTTACAGCCGAAACGGTCACGACAGCGTTCCATCGGACATCATCGGGCATCGCTGTGTCTGCGAAGACGAGGACGGCATGGGGTGGGTCAAACAAGTAAAGGCCGGGGACGAACCCGGCCTATTTCATCTTATTTCATTGAATCCCGGCGCGAACAACATCTGGAACGTGCGTCTGAAGTGGGCGGCTCGGGTCCAACTGCACTGGCCAGCCGACTTGGCGAAAAAGGCATGACATATCGCTTCATGCGTCAAGTCTAGATAGACCTGCTTGGCGGCTATGCGCAGTTAGCGACATTTGCAAAGTCTTAGGATCTGCCACCTGGGCAATGGCCCCATGCTGCACGAGCAATCGAGGGAGCAGACCTTCGCTGCAGATGCAGCCATAAACCACTGTCGAACGGAAGGGAGGCGGACATATCAGCCGCTCGCCTGCCGAGGAGCAATGAGCGCTTTGAAGTTTTTGTGGGCATTCGTGAGAGCATTGGAATCGGTAACATAGCCGTCACAGAAGGCAGGAAATAGACAGGCATTTCCAAACCAATGCCATCGGTGCGCGGCGACATCCTCGAAGCCTCGCCGGTCGCTCAATAAGTCATTCGCCTGGGCGCCTTACATTCTCGAACTCAGGCGCACCATCAAAACTCGGCGATGCAGATTCGCCAGGGCGCAGGATAGTTGAGCAGTCGAACCGAAGTTCGGCTGGCACATCTGCACTCAGATCGCGGCACGAAGTCACGTCAGGACCACCTGCCAAAATATCCCAAAACTCCGCTGGCGAATAGCCACAGGCAGGAACTTCCGCTTCAGGCTCACCCGATAGCAGCTCCGACATCTCGCGGGTATCTGCTAGGGTTAAGCAGGCATCGCGCACCTCCATGAAGGTAACACCGACAATCGCGGCGACGCCGACATATGGCACCGCTTCGATCGCCATTGAGGACGTATTAGTGGAGATCATTCGCGAAGTTCGTCGAGCAAGCCGTTCGTTGATCGCACTGACACGCTCGCGAAGTGGTCCATCAAGCTCCTCGACTTGAATTTCGAGATTAGCAAGCCGACGACTAAGGCGAACGCGTTCGGCGGTGAGTTCCGCGGTTTCGCTGGACAAGTTTGTTAGCTCCCGCCGAGCGCGTCTAAGATTTTGATCGAGCTCCGCCTTCTCGTCCGCGAGACGGGCAGCACGCCGATTCAACGTCTCATTGTCAGCACTGAGTTCGACCACTTCGTTTCGTGCGCGCCGCAACTCGGCATCAAGCCGCTGCGCCTCGGCCTCGAACACTTCAGTCTGCGCAGTCAGTCTGACCACGGCTTCGCGGTTTCCGCGATGAGTTGTCGGGGTGCCGACATCTGCCACAACGCTGGCTAAACTCCAGAGACCTCGTTTTGTGGCGTCGTAAACTGCGTCAGCGGTCAGCAAAAGGATATTGCTGCCGAGGATCAACACTACGAAAACAAGTAAGAAAGCGGTACGCCTGAGAACGCGAAGAACGAAGCTTACTATCCGTCGCATATTGTCTCAATTCCCTTCGACGCAGATCTCATGAAACCGGAGATCTAGCGCATGGTCCCCGGCGATAGCCTCATTCACTTTAAGCAACTCGCGTGCGGTACGCTCCTTTGTGTCTGCGGCGCACGGGTCGTCCATAGCTTCGAGGAGGCTCGCCACAGTTTCCGGTTTGGATGAGTAACGAGCAGCGAGATGCAGAGGTGTCTGACCTTCATTGTTAGTCGCGTTGGCATCTACTCCCTTTTCAAGGAGAAAACGGATCACGCCACTCGGCCGGTCCCAGCCCGCCGCAACATGCAGCGCATTGTTGTCATCGTTTGAAACAACACTCAGGTCCCCTCCACCGGCCGCGAAGGCAGTCAGGACCCGCAGGTCCTCGGCATGACGGCTCGCGACCAGGAAAGCAGGCCAATAGTATTTGTCTGCATTCGACTCGATCGGGCGAGCTATCGACGGATCAGCACCACCTGCCATTAGTGCCGAGACAACATCCGCGCTGTTGGGGCGCATTACGGCTAAGTGGAGTGGCGTAATTCCGTAGTCCGAGGACAAGGGATTCCACCGATTTTCGACCGCATACCTCGCATTTGGATCCGCACCCCAAGCCAAAAGCCAGCGGACGGTTTCGGCGGTTTCACCAGTCTCGGTAGCAATGTGCAGTGCCGTGCGCCCGGCATTATCCAAGCGGTCTCGTAAGTTCTGCCAGCCCTCCTCGCCTGCGGCTCGACGTATTGCATCAAGCACGAGGTGGTTCTTCTCTGTTTCGACGGCTAAATGCAAAACGGTAGCGAGTTCGGAGTTTCGTCCATTCAGAAACTCATCACTCTCCGATCCTTCCAGGCAGGCGATCAGCGTTTCGCTGTTACTCTCTCTCACAAATTCAGCATCGACTTCGC
This window contains:
- a CDS encoding S24 family peptidase gives rise to the protein MQQTFRDAFLAAIKTTGKSMRQVALDAGVSYEQLKNLSQGKSKSTNVDDAIRIAASFGTNLENFLEGNTAPSVRPTISIAGTVGAGAQVPVFDAYPKGGGPQVECPPGLSPHGIVAVEVEGDSMEPVYSDRDLLFYSRNGHDSVPSDIIGHRCVCEDEDGMGWVKQVKAGDEPGLFHLISLNPGANNIWNVRLKWAARVQLHWPADLAKKA
- a CDS encoding ankyrin repeat domain-containing protein — encoded protein: MSNCAVVINSWESAAVQKTYLGLFLSCAFSASASACEVDAEFVRESNSETLIACLEGSESDEFLNGRNSELATVLHLAVETEKNHLVLDAIRRAAGEEGWQNLRDRLDNAGRTALHIATETGETAETVRWLLAWGADPNARYAVENRWNPLSSDYGITPLHLAVMRPNSADVVSALMAGGADPSIARPIESNADKYYWPAFLVASRHAEDLRVLTAFAAGGGDLSVVSNDDNNALHVAAGWDRPSGVIRFLLEKGVDANATNNEGQTPLHLAARYSSKPETVASLLEAMDDPCAADTKERTARELLKVNEAIAGDHALDLRFHEICVEGN